A stretch of Pogona vitticeps strain Pit_001003342236 chromosome 5, PviZW2.1, whole genome shotgun sequence DNA encodes these proteins:
- the UQCC6 gene encoding ubiquinol-cytochrome c reductase complex assembly factor 6: protein MPAGLSWGRYLTMLSAALLTMLAGAQVVHQYYRPDLSIPEIPPKPGELRTELLGLKERSQKAQP from the exons ATGCCTGCAGGACTATCTTGGGGTCGTTACCTAACAATGCTGAGTGCAGCTCTGTTGACCATGCTTGCTGGTGCACAAGTTGTCCACCAATATTACAGGCCTGATCTT tCAATACCTGAAATTCCTCCCAAACCTGGAGAACTAAGAACAGAACTCTTGGGCCTCAAAGAAAGAAGTCAGAAAGCTCAGCCTTGA
- the TDG gene encoding G/T mismatch-specific thymine DNA glycosylase isoform X2 — translation MEAEEPGTRYYTPLQPAFYPFPFHQMMTATPDMEMMNDQEVLQGILDANPVQEPVPAPVKGRKRKSKSEPKKPAAKVAKSKGKQEKITDSFKVKRKVDRFNGVSEAELLTKTLPDILTFNLDIVIIGINPGLMAAYKGHHYPGPGNHFWKCLFMSGLSDEQLNHMDDHTLPHKYGIGFTNMVERTTPGSKDLSSKEFREGGRILVQKLQKYQPKIAVFNGKCIYDIFSKEVFGVKVKKLEFGLQPHKVPDTETLCYVMPSSSARCAQFPRAQDKVHYYIKLKDLRDQLKGITQNTEVQEVQYTFDLQLAQEEAKKMAVKEEKYDPGYEAAYGGTYGEKTAIDSEQCNFSSNGAATSTEYGSGLSFGEVPNGQWMAQSFTDQIPEFSNSRPQEEGNNA, via the exons ATGGAGGCCGAAGAGCCGGGCACCAG atactACACTCCTcttcagccagcattttatccTTTTCCTTTCCATCAAATGATGACGGCAACTCCAGACATGGAGATGATGAATGATCAGGAGGTTCTTCAAGGAATTTTGGATGCAAACCCCGTTCAGGAACCTGTTCCAG CACCTGttaaagggaggaaaagaaaaagtaaatctGAACCCAAAAAACCCGCAGCGAAAGTTGCCAAGtcaaaaggaaaacaggagaaAATTACAGATTCCTTCAAAGTCAAAAGGAAAGTAGATCGGTTTAATGGTGTATCTGAAGCTGAATTATTGACCAAAACTCTTCCTGATATACTAACCTTCAATTTggatattgtcatt ATTGGAATAAACCCTGGCTTAATGGCAGCCTATAAAGGCCATCATTATCCAGGGCCTGGAAACCACTTCT GGAAGTGTCTTTTTATGTCTGGGTTAAGTGATGAGCAGTTGAATCATATGGATGACCACACTTTGCCACATAAGTATGGAATTGGATTTACAAACATGGTGGAAAGGACAACACCAGGTAGCAAGGATCTTTCCAG CAAAGAGTTTCGGGAAGGAGGACGCATTCTGGTTCAGAAATTGCAGAAGTATCAACCTAAAATAGcagtttttaatgggaaat GTATTTATGATATTTTTAGTAAAGAGGTTTTTGGAGTGAAAGTTAAAAAGCTTGAATTTGGACTACAGCCACATAAAGTCCCAGACACAGAAACA CTTTGCTATGTTATGCCGTCATCAAGTGCAAGATGTGCTCAGTTTCCTCGTGCACAAGATAAAGTTCATTACTACATAAAGCTCAAAGATCTCAGGGATCAACTGAAGGGTATCACACAAAACACAGAGGTTCAAGAAGTTCAGTACACATTTGACTTACAGCTTGCACAAG aggAGGCTAAGAAGATGGctgttaaagaagaaaaatatgatcCAGGTTATGAAGCAGCCTATGGAGGAACTTATGGTGAGAAAACAGCCATCGATAGTGAACAGTGTAACTTCTCTTCAAATGGAGCAG caaCCAGCACAGAGTACGGCAGTGGCCTATCTTTTGGAGAAGTCCCAAATGGACAATGGATGGCACAGTCTTTCACTGACCAGATTCCAGAGTTCAGCAACTCTAGACCACAAGAGGAAGGAAACAATGCTTAA
- the TDG gene encoding G/T mismatch-specific thymine DNA glycosylase isoform X3 has translation MMTATPDMEMMNDQEVLQGILDANPVQEPVPAPVKGRKRKSKSEPKKPAAKVAKSKGKQEKITDSFKVKRKVDRFNGVSEAELLTKTLPDILTFNLDIVIIGINPGLMAAYKGHHYPGPGNHFWKCLFMSGLSDEQLNHMDDHTLPHKYGIGFTNMVERTTPGSKDLSSKEFREGGRILVQKLQKYQPKIAVFNGKCIYDIFSKEVFGVKVKKLEFGLQPHKVPDTETLCYVMPSSSARCAQFPRAQDKVHYYIKLKDLRDQLKGITQNTEVQEVQYTFDLQLAQEEAKKMAVKEEKYDPGYEAAYGGTYGEKTAIDSEQCNFSSNGAATSTEYGSGLSFGEVPNGQWMAQSFTDQIPEFSNSRPQEEGNNA, from the exons ATGATGACGGCAACTCCAGACATGGAGATGATGAATGATCAGGAGGTTCTTCAAGGAATTTTGGATGCAAACCCCGTTCAGGAACCTGTTCCAG CACCTGttaaagggaggaaaagaaaaagtaaatctGAACCCAAAAAACCCGCAGCGAAAGTTGCCAAGtcaaaaggaaaacaggagaaAATTACAGATTCCTTCAAAGTCAAAAGGAAAGTAGATCGGTTTAATGGTGTATCTGAAGCTGAATTATTGACCAAAACTCTTCCTGATATACTAACCTTCAATTTggatattgtcatt ATTGGAATAAACCCTGGCTTAATGGCAGCCTATAAAGGCCATCATTATCCAGGGCCTGGAAACCACTTCT GGAAGTGTCTTTTTATGTCTGGGTTAAGTGATGAGCAGTTGAATCATATGGATGACCACACTTTGCCACATAAGTATGGAATTGGATTTACAAACATGGTGGAAAGGACAACACCAGGTAGCAAGGATCTTTCCAG CAAAGAGTTTCGGGAAGGAGGACGCATTCTGGTTCAGAAATTGCAGAAGTATCAACCTAAAATAGcagtttttaatgggaaat GTATTTATGATATTTTTAGTAAAGAGGTTTTTGGAGTGAAAGTTAAAAAGCTTGAATTTGGACTACAGCCACATAAAGTCCCAGACACAGAAACA CTTTGCTATGTTATGCCGTCATCAAGTGCAAGATGTGCTCAGTTTCCTCGTGCACAAGATAAAGTTCATTACTACATAAAGCTCAAAGATCTCAGGGATCAACTGAAGGGTATCACACAAAACACAGAGGTTCAAGAAGTTCAGTACACATTTGACTTACAGCTTGCACAAG aggAGGCTAAGAAGATGGctgttaaagaagaaaaatatgatcCAGGTTATGAAGCAGCCTATGGAGGAACTTATGGTGAGAAAACAGCCATCGATAGTGAACAGTGTAACTTCTCTTCAAATGGAGCAG caaCCAGCACAGAGTACGGCAGTGGCCTATCTTTTGGAGAAGTCCCAAATGGACAATGGATGGCACAGTCTTTCACTGACCAGATTCCAGAGTTCAGCAACTCTAGACCACAAGAGGAAGGAAACAATGCTTAA
- the TDG gene encoding G/T mismatch-specific thymine DNA glycosylase isoform X1: MLSYVLKKIERRFCNRKFPRRVTLFFFLSLWAGQPALAWRERGWRRYYTPLQPAFYPFPFHQMMTATPDMEMMNDQEVLQGILDANPVQEPVPAPVKGRKRKSKSEPKKPAAKVAKSKGKQEKITDSFKVKRKVDRFNGVSEAELLTKTLPDILTFNLDIVIIGINPGLMAAYKGHHYPGPGNHFWKCLFMSGLSDEQLNHMDDHTLPHKYGIGFTNMVERTTPGSKDLSSKEFREGGRILVQKLQKYQPKIAVFNGKCIYDIFSKEVFGVKVKKLEFGLQPHKVPDTETLCYVMPSSSARCAQFPRAQDKVHYYIKLKDLRDQLKGITQNTEVQEVQYTFDLQLAQEEAKKMAVKEEKYDPGYEAAYGGTYGEKTAIDSEQCNFSSNGAATSTEYGSGLSFGEVPNGQWMAQSFTDQIPEFSNSRPQEEGNNA, from the exons ATGCTATCATATGTGTTAAAAAAGATCGAAAGGCGCTTTTGCAACCGGAAGTTTCCGCGGCGCGTCACtctattctttttcctctctctatgGGCTGGCCAACCGGCTCTGGCGTGGCGCGAGCGAGGCTGGAGAAG atactACACTCCTcttcagccagcattttatccTTTTCCTTTCCATCAAATGATGACGGCAACTCCAGACATGGAGATGATGAATGATCAGGAGGTTCTTCAAGGAATTTTGGATGCAAACCCCGTTCAGGAACCTGTTCCAG CACCTGttaaagggaggaaaagaaaaagtaaatctGAACCCAAAAAACCCGCAGCGAAAGTTGCCAAGtcaaaaggaaaacaggagaaAATTACAGATTCCTTCAAAGTCAAAAGGAAAGTAGATCGGTTTAATGGTGTATCTGAAGCTGAATTATTGACCAAAACTCTTCCTGATATACTAACCTTCAATTTggatattgtcatt ATTGGAATAAACCCTGGCTTAATGGCAGCCTATAAAGGCCATCATTATCCAGGGCCTGGAAACCACTTCT GGAAGTGTCTTTTTATGTCTGGGTTAAGTGATGAGCAGTTGAATCATATGGATGACCACACTTTGCCACATAAGTATGGAATTGGATTTACAAACATGGTGGAAAGGACAACACCAGGTAGCAAGGATCTTTCCAG CAAAGAGTTTCGGGAAGGAGGACGCATTCTGGTTCAGAAATTGCAGAAGTATCAACCTAAAATAGcagtttttaatgggaaat GTATTTATGATATTTTTAGTAAAGAGGTTTTTGGAGTGAAAGTTAAAAAGCTTGAATTTGGACTACAGCCACATAAAGTCCCAGACACAGAAACA CTTTGCTATGTTATGCCGTCATCAAGTGCAAGATGTGCTCAGTTTCCTCGTGCACAAGATAAAGTTCATTACTACATAAAGCTCAAAGATCTCAGGGATCAACTGAAGGGTATCACACAAAACACAGAGGTTCAAGAAGTTCAGTACACATTTGACTTACAGCTTGCACAAG aggAGGCTAAGAAGATGGctgttaaagaagaaaaatatgatcCAGGTTATGAAGCAGCCTATGGAGGAACTTATGGTGAGAAAACAGCCATCGATAGTGAACAGTGTAACTTCTCTTCAAATGGAGCAG caaCCAGCACAGAGTACGGCAGTGGCCTATCTTTTGGAGAAGTCCCAAATGGACAATGGATGGCACAGTCTTTCACTGACCAGATTCCAGAGTTCAGCAACTCTAGACCACAAGAGGAAGGAAACAATGCTTAA
- the TDG gene encoding G/T mismatch-specific thymine DNA glycosylase isoform X4, whose product MEMMNDQEVLQGILDANPVQEPVPAPVKGRKRKSKSEPKKPAAKVAKSKGKQEKITDSFKVKRKVDRFNGVSEAELLTKTLPDILTFNLDIVIIGINPGLMAAYKGHHYPGPGNHFWKCLFMSGLSDEQLNHMDDHTLPHKYGIGFTNMVERTTPGSKDLSSKEFREGGRILVQKLQKYQPKIAVFNGKCIYDIFSKEVFGVKVKKLEFGLQPHKVPDTETLCYVMPSSSARCAQFPRAQDKVHYYIKLKDLRDQLKGITQNTEVQEVQYTFDLQLAQEEAKKMAVKEEKYDPGYEAAYGGTYGEKTAIDSEQCNFSSNGAATSTEYGSGLSFGEVPNGQWMAQSFTDQIPEFSNSRPQEEGNNA is encoded by the exons ATGGAGATGATGAATGATCAGGAGGTTCTTCAAGGAATTTTGGATGCAAACCCCGTTCAGGAACCTGTTCCAG CACCTGttaaagggaggaaaagaaaaagtaaatctGAACCCAAAAAACCCGCAGCGAAAGTTGCCAAGtcaaaaggaaaacaggagaaAATTACAGATTCCTTCAAAGTCAAAAGGAAAGTAGATCGGTTTAATGGTGTATCTGAAGCTGAATTATTGACCAAAACTCTTCCTGATATACTAACCTTCAATTTggatattgtcatt ATTGGAATAAACCCTGGCTTAATGGCAGCCTATAAAGGCCATCATTATCCAGGGCCTGGAAACCACTTCT GGAAGTGTCTTTTTATGTCTGGGTTAAGTGATGAGCAGTTGAATCATATGGATGACCACACTTTGCCACATAAGTATGGAATTGGATTTACAAACATGGTGGAAAGGACAACACCAGGTAGCAAGGATCTTTCCAG CAAAGAGTTTCGGGAAGGAGGACGCATTCTGGTTCAGAAATTGCAGAAGTATCAACCTAAAATAGcagtttttaatgggaaat GTATTTATGATATTTTTAGTAAAGAGGTTTTTGGAGTGAAAGTTAAAAAGCTTGAATTTGGACTACAGCCACATAAAGTCCCAGACACAGAAACA CTTTGCTATGTTATGCCGTCATCAAGTGCAAGATGTGCTCAGTTTCCTCGTGCACAAGATAAAGTTCATTACTACATAAAGCTCAAAGATCTCAGGGATCAACTGAAGGGTATCACACAAAACACAGAGGTTCAAGAAGTTCAGTACACATTTGACTTACAGCTTGCACAAG aggAGGCTAAGAAGATGGctgttaaagaagaaaaatatgatcCAGGTTATGAAGCAGCCTATGGAGGAACTTATGGTGAGAAAACAGCCATCGATAGTGAACAGTGTAACTTCTCTTCAAATGGAGCAG caaCCAGCACAGAGTACGGCAGTGGCCTATCTTTTGGAGAAGTCCCAAATGGACAATGGATGGCACAGTCTTTCACTGACCAGATTCCAGAGTTCAGCAACTCTAGACCACAAGAGGAAGGAAACAATGCTTAA